Proteins from one Brevibacillus humidisoli genomic window:
- a CDS encoding YqhG family protein translates to MNQEEVRRFTERYFAAFSSHVMESHPAYFTVKLPKIVDKDIGNRPFYWSWVEKMNIPPQPMIITFTFEPDQKPEGFRSEYLHFGSGRLDQIFQSARRHGRFVCLFEQADTRLSGRRGAERRSAPLVPWLNLNIKISFVCDKKRDVLLSFGVNLHQSRISCNFYSFVCSLNLGPSIPDYFYTLDRQLSLDQAMAMVEQEVEQVIEQQDNRWAEEARERLAEEIAILSAYYDEMTTSSENDADQQSDEGDYGGEPTLSDSKSSTPSSQRGSERPQSAAEQLPLEQPQSEQSAPESLDTYRANGGRILDFLRQYTIPETPKEEIDQSNWQQSTPQEEKERRIAELKWQYEPRIEVSLINGGLFYLYSTPPVGALRQSTRRS, encoded by the coding sequence ATGAACCAAGAGGAAGTGCGCCGCTTTACGGAAAGGTACTTTGCTGCCTTTTCTTCGCATGTGATGGAATCCCATCCTGCCTATTTTACTGTGAAACTACCTAAAATCGTGGACAAAGACATCGGCAATCGTCCGTTCTACTGGTCCTGGGTGGAGAAAATGAACATCCCGCCACAGCCGATGATCATCACCTTCACCTTTGAACCGGATCAGAAGCCAGAGGGATTTCGCAGTGAATATCTCCATTTCGGCTCTGGTCGTCTGGATCAAATCTTTCAATCTGCGCGCAGGCACGGTCGTTTCGTCTGCCTGTTTGAACAAGCAGATACCCGGTTATCCGGGCGAAGAGGCGCCGAACGCCGTTCTGCACCGCTAGTCCCTTGGTTGAACCTGAATATAAAAATCTCCTTTGTCTGCGACAAAAAACGGGACGTCCTGCTCAGCTTTGGCGTCAACCTGCACCAATCCCGGATTTCCTGCAACTTTTATTCGTTCGTATGCTCGCTAAACCTGGGGCCATCGATCCCGGACTACTTCTACACTCTGGATCGTCAGCTGTCGTTGGATCAAGCAATGGCGATGGTAGAGCAAGAGGTGGAGCAGGTGATCGAGCAGCAGGATAACCGCTGGGCAGAGGAGGCGCGAGAACGGTTAGCCGAAGAGATTGCCATCTTGTCCGCCTATTACGACGAAATGACGACCTCCTCTGAAAACGATGCTGACCAGCAATCTGATGAAGGGGACTATGGCGGGGAACCAACTCTCTCCGATTCCAAGTCCTCCACCCCTTCTTCGCAACGCGGATCTGAACGACCGCAGTCCGCGGCAGAACAGCTCCCTCTGGAACAGCCCCAGTCTGAACAATCCGCTCCTGAGTCGCTGGATACCTATCGCGCCAATGGAGGGAGAATTTTGGACTTCCTGCGGCAGTACACGATTCCCGAGACACCCAAGGAGGAGATTGATCAGAGCAACTGGCAGCAAAGCACGCCACAAGAGGAAAAAGAACGGCGAATCGCCGAATTGAAGTGGCAGTACGAGCCGAGAATTGAAGTCTCGTTGATCAACGGTGGACTGTTTTACCTCTACAGTACTCCGCCGGTCGGGGCGTTGAGACAATCGACGCGACGATCGTAG